One window of uncultured Erythrobacter sp. genomic DNA carries:
- a CDS encoding ATP phosphoribosyltransferase regulatory subunit → MSKSSDLLPVGLEDRLPQSAARITGAMRACLDVLASHGYERVRPPLLEFESSLASRMKGVATERCFRMTDPASLRTLALRSDITPQISRIAATSMKDAPRPLRLAYSGDTALIEASQLDPARERLQLGGELIGADTVAAASEIVSTALEALAAAGLTGLSVDFTMPDLVDTLAAQDGSLDAGTVEAIRAELDTKDAGGLKAAGGAAYLPLLYAAGPIADALPQLRELDASGVLATRLDGLEAIAARVGSLARVTLDPTERHGFEYQSWFGFTLYAEGVRGAAGRGGTYRISGSEEAATGFTLYLDRLAEAVPQPEAATTIYLPDGHDAAIAGAFRAQGARTISQLSADEDPARLGCTHILTGSDLSEI, encoded by the coding sequence ATGAGCAAATCCAGCGATCTTCTCCCCGTCGGTCTTGAGGACCGCCTGCCGCAATCCGCCGCGCGGATTACCGGCGCCATGCGCGCGTGCCTCGATGTGCTGGCCTCGCATGGCTATGAGAGGGTGCGCCCGCCGCTGCTCGAATTTGAAAGTTCGCTGGCGAGCCGCATGAAGGGCGTTGCGACCGAGCGCTGTTTCCGCATGACCGATCCGGCGAGCCTGCGCACGCTGGCTTTGCGTTCAGACATCACCCCGCAGATAAGCCGGATTGCAGCCACCAGCATGAAGGACGCCCCACGCCCCTTGCGGCTCGCCTATTCCGGCGACACCGCTTTGATCGAGGCAAGCCAGCTCGACCCGGCGCGCGAGCGGCTACAGCTGGGCGGTGAGCTGATCGGAGCGGACACGGTTGCGGCGGCAAGCGAGATTGTCAGCACTGCGCTCGAAGCGCTGGCGGCGGCGGGCCTTACCGGATTGTCAGTCGATTTCACCATGCCTGATCTGGTTGATACGCTCGCGGCGCAGGACGGGTCACTTGATGCAGGCACGGTGGAAGCGATCCGCGCTGAACTCGACACCAAGGATGCTGGCGGGCTGAAAGCGGCGGGCGGGGCGGCCTATCTGCCGCTGCTCTACGCCGCAGGGCCGATCGCCGACGCCCTGCCGCAATTGCGCGAGCTGGATGCCAGCGGTGTGCTGGCAACGCGGCTCGACGGGCTGGAGGCGATTGCAGCGCGGGTGGGCAGCCTTGCGCGCGTCACCCTCGACCCGACCGAACGGCACGGGTTCGAATATCAAAGCTGGTTCGGCTTCACCCTCTATGCCGAGGGCGTGCGCGGAGCCGCCGGGCGCGGGGGCACCTACCGGATTAGCGGCAGCGAGGAAGCCGCCACCGGCTTCACCCTCTATCTCGACCGGCTGGCCGAGGCAGTGCCGCAGCCGGAAGCGGCCACCACAATCTACCTGCCCGACGGGCACGACGCGGCCATCGCGGGAGCCTTTCGCGCACAGGGCGCGCGCACCATTTCGCAGCTATCCGCTGACGAAGACCCCGCACGGCTGGGCTGCACCCATATCCTGACGGGCAGCGACCTCAGCGAGATCTGA
- a CDS encoding adenylosuccinate synthase, translating to MANVTVIGAQWGDEGKGKIVDWLASRADAVVRFQGGHNAGHTLVIDGKVFKLSLLPSGIVSGTMSMIGNGVVLDPWALRDEVAKLEGQGVEISADNLAVADNCPLILPLHRDLDGLRETAAGKGKIGTTGRGIGPAYEDKVGRRAIRVCDLAHLDDLEPQLDRLCAHHDALRAGFDQPPVDREALLAELRDVAPFVLRFAQPVWKRLKKVRKAGAKILFEGAQGVLLDVDHGTYPFVTSSNTVSGTAASGSGLGPNATGFVLGIVKAYTTRVGSGPFPTELDDDVGQRLGERGHEFGTVTGRQRRVGWFDAVLVRQTCAVSGVTGIALTKIDVLDGLETVKICTGYRLRGNVYDYLPTHSADQAAVEPIYEEMEGWSESTAGARSYADLPANAIKYIQRIQELIECPVSLVSTSPERDDTILMRDPFED from the coding sequence ATGGCTAACGTCACCGTAATCGGCGCCCAGTGGGGCGATGAAGGCAAAGGCAAGATCGTCGACTGGCTTGCGAGCCGCGCGGATGCCGTTGTGCGCTTTCAGGGCGGCCACAATGCCGGTCACACGCTGGTGATCGACGGCAAGGTGTTCAAGCTGTCGCTGCTGCCATCGGGCATCGTCTCGGGCACGATGAGCATGATCGGCAATGGCGTGGTTCTGGACCCGTGGGCCTTGCGCGATGAGGTCGCCAAGCTGGAAGGCCAGGGCGTTGAGATCAGCGCGGACAACCTCGCTGTTGCTGACAATTGCCCGCTGATCCTGCCGCTCCACCGCGACCTTGATGGATTGCGCGAAACCGCTGCGGGCAAGGGCAAGATCGGCACTACGGGGCGCGGAATTGGCCCGGCTTACGAAGACAAGGTTGGCCGCCGTGCGATCCGCGTGTGCGACCTTGCGCATCTCGACGATCTGGAGCCGCAGCTCGATCGCCTCTGCGCACACCACGACGCTTTGCGCGCTGGCTTTGACCAGCCGCCAGTGGACCGCGAAGCCTTGCTTGCCGAACTGCGCGATGTTGCTCCCTTCGTGCTGCGGTTCGCGCAGCCTGTGTGGAAGCGATTGAAGAAGGTCCGCAAGGCGGGCGCCAAGATCCTGTTCGAAGGCGCGCAGGGCGTGCTGCTTGATGTCGATCACGGCACCTATCCCTTCGTCACCAGCTCGAACACGGTGAGCGGCACTGCGGCGAGCGGCAGCGGGCTTGGCCCCAATGCAACCGGCTTCGTGCTGGGCATAGTCAAGGCTTACACCACCCGCGTCGGCTCCGGCCCGTTCCCGACCGAGCTTGACGACGATGTCGGGCAGCGTCTGGGCGAGCGCGGGCACGAGTTTGGCACTGTCACCGGCCGTCAGCGCCGCGTCGGCTGGTTCGACGCCGTGCTGGTGCGTCAGACCTGCGCGGTCTCGGGCGTGACCGGCATTGCGCTGACCAAGATTGACGTGCTGGACGGGCTGGAGACGGTCAAGATCTGCACCGGCTACCGGCTGCGCGGGAACGTCTATGACTACCTGCCGACCCACTCCGCCGATCAGGCTGCAGTTGAACCGATCTACGAAGAGATGGAAGGCTGGAGCGAAAGCACAGCCGGTGCGCGCAGCTATGCTGATCTGCCTGCCAATGCGATCAAGTATATCCAGCGCATTCAGGAACTGATCGAGTGCCCGGTCTCGCTGGTCTCGACCAGTCCGGAGCGCGACGACACGATCCTGATGCGCGATCCGTTCGAGGACTAA
- a CDS encoding L,D-transpeptidase family protein → MTRIAALLMFLLLASCAGSQGARVGDSGASNSFPTALPPGYGPRYASRSIPRDSLSGRPLVVDYLVIDKSERLLIAYSQGRPVRAYRGLQFGDAPSGHKRFQGDERTPEGIYTINRRNPQSRFHLSLGISYPNRADREFAAQYGRSPGGDIFIHGQPTGRAGRMRGDWTDGCIALTNEEIEELWRLVPDGTRIEIRP, encoded by the coding sequence ATGACACGGATAGCCGCCTTGCTGATGTTCCTCCTGCTCGCCTCCTGCGCGGGCTCGCAGGGTGCGCGGGTTGGTGATAGCGGCGCGTCAAACAGCTTTCCTACAGCGCTGCCGCCCGGTTATGGCCCCCGCTACGCCTCGCGCTCGATCCCGCGTGATTCCTTGTCAGGCCGTCCGCTGGTTGTTGATTATCTCGTGATCGACAAATCGGAGCGGCTCCTGATCGCATACAGCCAGGGCCGCCCCGTGCGCGCCTATCGCGGGCTTCAGTTCGGCGATGCGCCGTCGGGGCACAAACGCTTTCAGGGAGACGAACGCACGCCGGAGGGTATCTACACGATCAATCGTCGCAATCCGCAGAGCCGCTTTCACCTCTCGCTCGGCATATCCTATCCCAACCGTGCCGACCGTGAATTCGCCGCGCAATATGGGCGCTCGCCGGGCGGTGACATCTTCATCCATGGTCAGCCGACGGGGCGGGCAGGGCGGATGCGCGGAGACTGGACCGATGGCTGCATCGCGCTCACCAATGAAGAGATCGAAGAGCTGTGGCGACTCGTTCCCGACGGGACACGGATCGAAATCCGGCCCTAA